One window from the genome of Paraconexibacter algicola encodes:
- a CDS encoding sensor histidine kinase yields the protein MEPTAVRVPPRTWRDPLLIVLALGFGLFTLAVDAPWKRHGDLVAALDVLGGVVALVALWWRTRYPVTIAAATMPLGLFASSASGVGLVMLFTLAVHRPFRVTATIAALNLATGAVYFRLYPDEELAYGWLLVMLAVFLTAIVAWGMYVRARRQLVDSLRERAERAEAEQQLRAQQARDGERARIAREMHDVLAHRISLLSMHAGALEFRPDAPPREIAQAAGVIRRSAHEALEDLREVIGVLRSDAGESAEVDAASGAPARPQPTLGDLDALLAESRAAGMRVRAEVAVGAVPAGLGRTAYRVVQEGLTNARKHADGAPVDVRLHGAPGDGLTVEVDNPAPVGAAVGASARIPGAGSGLLGLRERAQLAGGRLEHGPTQDGGFRLRVWLPWPVEAT from the coding sequence ATGGAGCCCACCGCCGTCCGCGTCCCCCCGCGCACCTGGCGCGACCCGCTGCTGATCGTCCTCGCCCTCGGCTTCGGGCTGTTCACGCTCGCCGTCGACGCGCCCTGGAAGCGCCACGGGGACCTCGTCGCGGCCCTCGACGTGCTCGGCGGCGTCGTGGCGCTCGTCGCGCTGTGGTGGCGCACGCGCTACCCCGTGACGATCGCGGCGGCGACGATGCCGCTCGGGCTGTTCGCGAGCTCCGCCTCCGGCGTCGGGCTGGTGATGCTCTTCACCCTCGCGGTGCACCGGCCGTTCCGCGTGACCGCGACGATCGCCGCGCTGAACCTCGCGACCGGCGCCGTGTACTTCCGCCTCTACCCCGACGAGGAGCTCGCGTACGGCTGGCTGCTGGTCATGCTCGCCGTCTTCCTCACGGCGATCGTGGCGTGGGGCATGTACGTGCGCGCGCGCCGTCAGCTCGTCGACTCGCTGCGCGAACGCGCCGAGCGGGCCGAGGCCGAGCAGCAGCTGCGCGCCCAGCAGGCCCGGGACGGCGAGCGGGCGCGGATCGCGCGCGAGATGCACGACGTGCTCGCGCACCGGATCTCGCTGCTGAGCATGCACGCGGGGGCGCTCGAGTTCCGACCCGACGCGCCGCCGCGCGAGATCGCGCAGGCCGCGGGCGTGATCCGCCGCAGCGCCCACGAGGCGCTCGAGGACCTCCGCGAGGTGATCGGCGTGCTGCGCTCCGACGCGGGCGAGTCCGCCGAGGTCGACGCCGCGTCGGGGGCGCCCGCCCGCCCGCAGCCGACGCTCGGGGACCTCGACGCGCTGCTGGCGGAGAGCCGCGCGGCGGGGATGCGCGTCCGCGCCGAGGTCGCCGTCGGCGCGGTGCCCGCCGGACTGGGCCGCACCGCCTACCGGGTCGTGCAGGAGGGGCTCACCAACGCGCGCAAGCACGCCGACGGCGCCCCGGTCGACGTGCGCCTGCACGGGGCCCCCGGCGACGGGCTGACCGTCGAGGTCGACAACCCGGCACCGGTCGGCGCCGCCGTGGGGGCGTCCGCCCGGATCCCCGGGGCGGGCAGCGGGCTGCTCGGCCTGCGCGAGCGCGCACAGCTCGCCGGCGGGCGCCTCGAGCACGGACCCACGCAGGACGGAGGGTTCCGCCTGCGCGTCTGGCTGCCCTGGCCGGTGGAGGCGACGTGA
- a CDS encoding FAD-binding protein gives MPSHDVLIIGAGLAGQRAALAAAQAGVTVAIMSKVHPVRSHSVAAAGGINAAVSVTDDWRSHAYDTVKGSDFLGDQDAIEVMCSEAPAEVMHLEHIGVTFHRNDDGLLDLRAFGGASVKRTAYVADITGQAILHVLYEQLMKHSDTVDRYEEWFTTSLILDDEGTCTGCVARNIRTGDMEVFTAKNVILASGGAGQIWKPSTNALICTADGITQAYRAGVPLMDMEMIQYHPTTLLENGFLITEGARGEGAHLLNSEGERFMEKYAPNKMELASRDVVSRAEQTEINEGRGVGEDGAGIYLDITVVPKKRTLEALREIVNIGKDFAGVDITKEPILIRPGQHYIMGGVKTDVDGATPVPGLYAAGEVACVSVHGGNRLGANSLLDTLIFGRRSGEHAAERAKSMTMPTNDRTQLLKDEAEIKEIIGRPKTGRRVSEIKDELGTVMNRYVAVFRDEAGLQHAHEVVRRLKEEAKSAYIDDQGTVFNQDVLGAIELGYMLDAAECCVVAALERKESRGAQFRTDFPERNDDEWQKHINTSINGDDVPTIHYSPVTITQWQPEERKY, from the coding sequence ATGCCTTCACACGACGTCCTCATCATCGGCGCGGGACTCGCAGGTCAGCGAGCCGCCCTCGCCGCAGCCCAGGCCGGAGTCACGGTCGCGATCATGAGCAAGGTCCATCCGGTCCGCTCACACTCGGTGGCCGCCGCCGGCGGCATCAACGCCGCGGTCAGCGTCACCGACGACTGGCGCTCCCACGCCTACGACACCGTCAAGGGATCAGACTTCCTCGGCGACCAGGACGCCATCGAGGTGATGTGCTCCGAGGCCCCCGCCGAGGTCATGCACCTCGAGCACATCGGCGTCACGTTCCACCGCAACGACGACGGTCTGCTCGACCTCCGCGCCTTCGGTGGCGCCTCGGTCAAGCGCACCGCCTACGTCGCCGACATCACCGGCCAGGCCATCCTGCACGTCCTGTACGAGCAGCTGATGAAGCACTCCGACACCGTCGACCGGTACGAGGAGTGGTTCACCACCTCGCTCATCCTCGACGACGAGGGCACCTGCACCGGCTGCGTGGCGCGGAACATCCGCACCGGCGACATGGAGGTCTTCACCGCGAAGAACGTCATCCTCGCCTCCGGTGGCGCCGGCCAGATCTGGAAGCCGTCCACCAACGCGCTCATCTGCACCGCCGACGGCATCACGCAGGCGTACCGCGCCGGCGTGCCGCTGATGGACATGGAGATGATCCAGTACCACCCGACCACGCTGCTGGAAAACGGCTTCCTCATCACCGAGGGCGCCCGCGGCGAGGGTGCGCACCTCCTCAACTCCGAGGGCGAGCGCTTCATGGAGAAGTACGCGCCCAACAAGATGGAGCTCGCCTCCCGCGACGTCGTGTCGCGCGCCGAGCAGACCGAGATCAACGAGGGTCGCGGCGTCGGCGAGGACGGGGCGGGCATCTACCTCGACATCACCGTCGTGCCGAAGAAGCGCACGCTCGAGGCGCTGCGCGAGATCGTCAACATCGGCAAGGACTTCGCCGGCGTCGACATCACCAAGGAGCCGATCCTCATCCGGCCCGGCCAGCACTACATCATGGGCGGCGTCAAGACCGACGTCGACGGCGCGACCCCGGTCCCCGGCCTGTACGCCGCCGGCGAGGTCGCCTGCGTCTCCGTCCACGGCGGCAACCGGCTCGGCGCCAACTCGCTGCTCGACACGCTGATCTTCGGCCGCCGCTCCGGCGAGCACGCCGCGGAGCGCGCGAAGAGCATGACGATGCCGACCAACGACCGCACGCAGCTGCTCAAGGACGAGGCGGAGATCAAGGAGATCATCGGCCGCCCGAAGACCGGGCGCCGCGTCTCCGAGATCAAGGACGAGCTCGGCACCGTCATGAACCGCTACGTCGCGGTGTTCCGCGACGAGGCCGGCCTCCAGCACGCGCACGAGGTCGTGCGGCGGCTGAAGGAGGAGGCGAAGTCCGCCTACATCGACGACCAGGGCACCGTCTTCAACCAGGACGTGCTCGGGGCGATCGAGCTCGGCTACATGCTCGACGCCGCCGAGTGCTGCGTCGTCGCCGCGCTCGAGCGCAAGGAGTCCCGCGGGGCGCAGTTCCGCACCGACTTCCCGGAGCGCAACGACGACGAGTGGCAGAAGCACATCAACACGTCGATCAACGGCGACGACGTGCCGACGATCCACTACTCGCCCGTGACCATCACCCAGTGGCAGCCCGAGGAGCGCAAGTACTAG
- a CDS encoding site-2 protease family protein, with translation MIGSSSVQLGRLFGIRIGASPSWFVFLFLMIYFLSGQFQDVLGGSDTEAYLVAVAGALLFFVSLVAHELGHALVARRSGIGIEGIDLWFFGGLAKLSRDSRTPGEEFRVAGAGPAVTLVVCALCLAFGFGLSRAGEFFDNVTFSESSTTPALALASWLFTVNAFLFVFNMVPAFPLDGGRLARAAAWKITGDKNRGTRFSARLGQGFSFVLIGGGAVLAFTIDPINGVWLMVLGWFLGQAASGAVATSDFAERIDGVTVADLMDGDPVTIPGDTTALRAQEDFFLRYGWEWFAAVEPGTGRYLGILPRVRVDGAVDAGRPILPVADLLDAADARFAVRDDEPLEALIHSAPLRDLGALMVVDAAGALRGVVTVQQVRRALGAAVDAA, from the coding sequence GTGATCGGCTCCTCGTCCGTCCAGCTCGGTCGCCTGTTCGGGATCAGGATCGGCGCCAGCCCCAGCTGGTTCGTCTTCCTGTTCCTGATGATCTACTTCCTGTCCGGGCAGTTCCAGGACGTCCTGGGCGGCTCGGACACGGAGGCCTACCTCGTCGCGGTCGCCGGCGCGCTGCTGTTCTTCGTGTCGCTCGTCGCCCACGAGCTCGGCCACGCGCTCGTCGCCCGCCGCAGCGGGATCGGGATCGAGGGGATCGACCTCTGGTTCTTCGGCGGCCTCGCGAAGCTCAGCCGCGACAGCCGCACCCCGGGCGAGGAGTTCCGCGTCGCCGGCGCCGGCCCGGCGGTGACGCTCGTGGTCTGCGCGCTGTGCCTGGCGTTCGGCTTCGGCCTGTCCCGGGCCGGCGAGTTCTTCGACAACGTGACGTTCAGCGAGTCGAGCACCACCCCGGCGCTCGCGCTCGCCTCGTGGCTGTTCACCGTCAACGCGTTCCTGTTCGTGTTCAACATGGTCCCGGCGTTCCCGCTGGACGGCGGGCGCCTGGCCCGCGCGGCCGCGTGGAAGATCACCGGGGACAAGAACCGCGGCACGCGCTTCTCCGCCCGGCTCGGGCAGGGCTTCAGCTTCGTGCTGATCGGCGGCGGCGCGGTCCTCGCGTTCACGATCGACCCGATCAACGGCGTGTGGCTCATGGTGCTCGGCTGGTTCCTCGGCCAGGCGGCGTCGGGCGCGGTCGCGACGAGCGACTTCGCCGAGCGGATCGACGGCGTGACCGTCGCCGACCTGATGGACGGCGACCCGGTCACGATCCCCGGGGACACGACCGCGCTGCGCGCGCAGGAGGACTTCTTCCTGCGCTACGGCTGGGAGTGGTTCGCCGCGGTCGAGCCCGGGACCGGGCGCTACCTCGGGATCCTGCCGCGGGTGCGGGTGGACGGCGCGGTCGACGCGGGTCGCCCGATCCTGCCGGTCGCCGACCTGCTCGACGCCGCCGACGCGCGCTTCGCCGTCCGCGACGACGAGCCGCTGGAGGCGCTGATCCACTCCGCGCCGCTGCGCGACCTCGGGGCGCTCATGGTCGTCGACGCCGCCGGGGCGCTGCGGGGCGTCGTCACGGTCCAGCAGGTCCGCCGCGCGCTCGGCGCCGCGGTCGACGCCGCGTAG
- a CDS encoding ABC transporter permease subunit, with the protein MSPATATAQPAAPPAATAGPRAIAGPTLGRLVRVELRKASDTRSGRWLLAVATLVAAVVAIAIPIAVPQEDVVLSDVVQLALLPYLVLLPIIGILLVTSEWSQRTALATFALVPDRRRVVVAKVIAALALTFAGLAIGLLAAVASTAVGGGEGAWNLSAGELGQAVLAGVINMLWGLGFGLLLRSPAAAIVAYFALPTVFTVLGELISSLRSTWDWLDLNVPFMAISELRASGDDWWQLLTAGTIWIVLPLVIGTALLLRREVK; encoded by the coding sequence ATGAGCCCCGCCACCGCCACAGCCCAGCCAGCCGCGCCCCCGGCCGCGACGGCGGGCCCACGCGCCATCGCCGGCCCGACCCTCGGACGGCTCGTCCGGGTGGAGCTGCGCAAGGCGTCCGACACCCGCTCGGGCCGCTGGCTGCTCGCGGTCGCCACCCTGGTCGCCGCGGTCGTCGCGATCGCGATCCCGATCGCGGTGCCGCAGGAGGACGTGGTGCTCAGCGACGTCGTGCAGCTCGCGCTGCTCCCCTACCTCGTGCTGCTGCCGATCATCGGCATCCTGCTCGTGACGAGCGAGTGGTCGCAGCGCACGGCGCTCGCGACCTTCGCGCTGGTGCCGGATCGCCGCCGGGTCGTCGTCGCGAAGGTGATCGCGGCGCTGGCCCTGACGTTCGCCGGCCTCGCGATCGGGCTGCTCGCCGCGGTCGCGTCGACCGCGGTCGGCGGCGGCGAGGGCGCCTGGAACCTCAGCGCGGGCGAGCTCGGCCAGGCGGTCCTGGCGGGCGTCATCAACATGCTCTGGGGTCTGGGCTTCGGCCTGCTGCTGCGCAGCCCGGCCGCCGCGATCGTCGCGTACTTCGCCCTCCCCACCGTCTTCACGGTGCTCGGCGAGCTGATCAGCTCGCTGCGGTCCACCTGGGACTGGCTGGACCTGAACGTGCCGTTCATGGCGATCAGCGAGCTGCGCGCCTCCGGGGACGACTGGTGGCAGCTGCTCACCGCCGGGACGATCTGGATCGTGCTGCCGCTGGTGATCGGCACGGCGCTGCTGCTGCGACGCGAGGTGAAGTAG
- a CDS encoding ABC transporter ATP-binding protein → MIHVENLTKRYGGHTAVQDVSFRCEPGTVTGFLGPNGAGKSTTMRMIAGLTPPTAGSATVLGVPYRQLPNPGREIGVLLDAGAQHAGRSGLEVLRLTADVLGVPRARVDELLSLVDLDRTKARRRVGDYSLGMRQRLGLAQALIGDPRVLMLDEPANGLDPEGIHWMRGLLRDFADRGGTVLLSSHLLREVEAVADRLVVIAGGRIVADADKAELLQATGTLVKATSRTELRRALAAAGLPSTTTTDGGQLVEATAEQVGRAAADAGVVLLELRPADGAGLEELFLSLTHTAPTEEVAA, encoded by the coding sequence ATGATCCACGTCGAGAACCTCACGAAGCGGTACGGCGGGCACACCGCCGTGCAGGACGTCAGCTTCCGCTGCGAGCCGGGCACCGTCACCGGCTTCCTCGGACCGAACGGGGCGGGCAAGTCCACGACGATGCGGATGATCGCCGGGCTGACGCCGCCCACCGCCGGGAGCGCGACCGTGCTCGGCGTGCCCTACCGGCAGCTGCCCAACCCGGGCCGCGAGATCGGCGTCCTGCTCGACGCCGGCGCCCAGCACGCGGGCCGCAGCGGCCTCGAGGTGCTGCGCCTCACCGCCGACGTGCTCGGCGTGCCGCGCGCGCGGGTCGACGAGCTGCTGTCGCTCGTGGACCTCGACCGCACGAAGGCGCGCCGCCGCGTCGGCGACTACTCGCTGGGCATGCGCCAGCGGCTCGGACTCGCCCAGGCCCTGATCGGCGACCCGCGCGTGCTGATGCTCGACGAGCCCGCCAACGGCCTGGACCCCGAGGGCATCCACTGGATGCGCGGCCTGCTGCGCGACTTCGCCGACCGCGGCGGCACGGTGCTGCTCTCCTCGCACCTGCTGCGCGAGGTCGAGGCCGTCGCCGACCGGCTCGTCGTCATCGCCGGCGGCCGGATCGTCGCCGACGCCGACAAGGCCGAGCTGCTGCAGGCGACCGGCACGCTCGTGAAGGCCACGAGCCGCACCGAGCTGCGCCGCGCGCTCGCCGCCGCCGGCCTGCCCTCCACCACCACGACCGACGGCGGGCAGCTCGTCGAGGCGACCGCCGAGCAGGTCGGCCGGGCGGCCGCCGACGCCGGCGTCGTCCTCCTGGAGCTGCGTCCCGCCGACGGCGCCGGCCTCGAGGAGCTGTTCCTGTCCCTGACCCACACCGCCCCGACCGAGGAGGTCGCCGCATGA